A portion of the bacterium genome contains these proteins:
- the rpsU gene encoding 30S ribosomal protein S21: protein MEVVVDHGVEKAIKVLKRKLIKEGLFKELKARRYYSKPSEEKKRKLKESLKKIRKEESRRQKSQMMF, encoded by the coding sequence ATGGAAGTAGTGGTCGATCACGGCGTAGAGAAAGCGATTAAAGTGCTCAAGAGAAAACTGATCAAAGAAGGCTTATTCAAGGAGCTCAAAGCCCGTCGTTATTATTCTAAGCCAAGCGAAGAGAAAAAAAGAAAATTGAAAGAATCGCTTAAGAAGATTCGTAAAGAAGAGTCGCGAAGACAAAAGTCTCAGATGATGTTCTAA
- the nadE gene encoding NAD(+) synthase, producing MKVIRVAAVSLNQTAGDWSGNAARIKEALDELNRREVSVACLPELCISGYGCEDSFSHPVTSHLAQKALKEILPHTKGLVVNLGLPIFLHRALYNCTVVCADGEILGVIPKKSLAGDGIHYEPRWFKAWPEGITDQVRLFGAVYPIGDLIFDIQGVRVGYEICEEAWTTERPARKHAASEVDIECNPSASHFAFGKKKIRDLFVLEGSRAFSCAYVYANLLGCESGRQIYDGGNLIALDGEMIARGERFTYGDHLITTADIDIDYSRTLVAKKHWADPKPGQDIEGVTCVESSFAVREIKKEGTLQYQSVGEEGWEYSDSPNFEEFVRAVSLALFDYMRKSRLRGFVVSLSGGCDSSSVSLLAGLAVGRAFRALGVEGMRERLGYLNDSEVPASEEELRTKFLTTVWQQTKNNSLETKEAAQAVAKSVGSLHHEVEIDEWVASYQQEIERCLGGEGLTYEKDGLVLQNLQARLRNPLPWALANAEGKLLLTTSNRSESALGYCTMDGDTAGGLNPIGGVDKAFLRRWLVWMEKVGPSGDAPVEGLHKVNTLTPSAELLPLEAHQSDEGELGPYEVCAFIEEHFMRRAQSPVEIYPELLATFGKEYSSAELMQWLRKFFILFARNQWKRERLAPCFHVDHMNLDPRTWCRWPILNGGFAEELEELEAKYGVTYH from the coding sequence ATGAAAGTTATCAGAGTTGCAGCCGTCAGTCTTAATCAAACTGCTGGGGACTGGAGCGGAAATGCCGCGAGGATAAAAGAGGCTCTCGATGAACTGAACAGGCGGGAGGTGTCAGTCGCGTGCCTACCTGAACTGTGCATTTCTGGATATGGCTGTGAAGACAGCTTCTCTCATCCAGTAACCTCGCATTTAGCTCAAAAAGCTCTTAAGGAGATACTGCCACACACGAAAGGTCTGGTTGTAAATCTAGGTTTGCCAATCTTTCTGCATCGAGCCCTTTATAACTGTACTGTTGTTTGCGCGGATGGCGAGATTCTCGGTGTTATTCCGAAGAAGTCTCTTGCTGGAGATGGGATTCACTATGAACCTCGATGGTTTAAGGCGTGGCCAGAGGGAATCACGGATCAGGTCCGTTTATTCGGAGCGGTGTATCCGATCGGAGACCTGATCTTTGATATTCAAGGAGTGCGAGTTGGTTACGAGATATGTGAAGAGGCGTGGACGACCGAGCGCCCAGCTCGGAAACATGCTGCATCTGAGGTTGATATTGAGTGTAATCCAAGTGCAAGTCACTTCGCATTCGGGAAGAAAAAGATTCGAGATCTGTTTGTGCTTGAGGGCTCCCGAGCTTTTTCTTGCGCGTATGTCTATGCAAATTTACTTGGATGTGAGTCGGGTCGGCAGATTTATGATGGGGGGAACCTGATTGCGCTTGATGGAGAGATGATTGCCCGTGGGGAGCGCTTCACGTACGGAGATCACCTCATTACAACAGCTGACATTGATATTGACTATTCACGAACGCTTGTCGCAAAGAAGCATTGGGCGGATCCAAAGCCTGGTCAAGATATTGAAGGGGTAACGTGCGTGGAAAGCTCGTTTGCAGTGAGAGAAATCAAAAAAGAAGGAACACTTCAGTACCAGTCGGTTGGTGAGGAGGGTTGGGAGTATTCAGATTCTCCAAATTTTGAGGAGTTTGTGCGAGCAGTGTCTTTGGCCCTCTTTGATTATATGCGGAAGAGCCGTTTAAGGGGGTTTGTTGTCTCGCTCAGTGGTGGGTGTGATTCGAGCTCCGTCTCATTGCTTGCGGGACTTGCTGTGGGTCGGGCTTTCAGAGCGCTTGGGGTTGAGGGGATGAGAGAACGACTTGGATATCTCAATGATTCAGAAGTGCCAGCCTCTGAAGAAGAGCTGCGAACCAAATTTCTCACTACGGTGTGGCAGCAGACGAAGAATAATTCCCTAGAGACGAAAGAGGCAGCGCAAGCCGTGGCCAAGAGCGTTGGAAGCCTGCATCACGAAGTTGAGATCGATGAATGGGTGGCGAGCTACCAACAAGAGATCGAAAGGTGTTTGGGAGGAGAGGGGTTGACCTATGAAAAAGATGGTCTCGTGCTCCAGAATCTTCAGGCACGCCTTCGCAATCCTCTTCCGTGGGCGCTTGCGAATGCCGAAGGAAAGCTGCTGTTAACCACGAGTAACCGGAGCGAATCCGCTCTCGGATATTGTACCATGGATGGTGACACTGCTGGTGGGCTCAATCCAATTGGTGGGGTCGACAAAGCATTTTTGCGTCGATGGCTTGTATGGATGGAAAAGGTCGGTCCTTCAGGGGATGCACCAGTTGAGGGTTTGCATAAGGTGAATACTCTCACCCCAAGTGCAGAGCTACTGCCATTGGAAGCGCATCAATCAGATGAGGGAGAACTTGGACCTTACGAAGTTTGCGCTTTCATCGAAGAGCATTTTATGAGGAGAGCGCAATCTCCTGTGGAGATTTACCCGGAGCTTCTCGCAACGTTTGGAAAGGAGTATTCCTCTGCTGAACTCATGCAATGGCTCAGGAAGTTCTTTATCTTGTTTGCTCGTAATCAGTGGAAGCGGGAGCGGCTTGCGCCTTGCTTTCACGTCGACCACATGAATTTAGATCCGCGAACATGGTGTCGTTGGCCAATTCTCAATGGCGGATTCGCCGAAGAGTTGGAAGAGCTGGAGGCAAAATACGGAGTGACGTATCACTAG
- a CDS encoding 50S ribosomal protein L13: protein MESTFQLSKEAAVTDRKWHVIDATGVPLGRLATQVAHLIRGKHKPTFTPHVDCGDFVVVINASKVVLKGKKLQDKQYHSHSGYIGGIKSVSAAEMLEKHPERMIRLAVKRMVKRGALGHQIIKKLKVYPGAEHPHSAQQPQQVVLH, encoded by the coding sequence ATGGAATCAACATTTCAGCTTTCAAAAGAAGCAGCGGTAACAGACAGAAAATGGCACGTGATAGATGCAACTGGTGTTCCATTGGGGCGCTTAGCGACTCAAGTAGCGCATCTCATTCGCGGAAAGCATAAGCCGACGTTTACTCCCCACGTAGACTGTGGAGATTTTGTTGTCGTGATTAATGCCTCTAAGGTAGTTTTGAAAGGGAAGAAACTTCAAGACAAGCAGTATCATTCACACTCTGGATATATCGGTGGAATCAAATCGGTGTCCGCCGCAGAAATGCTTGAAAAGCACCCTGAGCGAATGATTCGGCTCGCTGTGAAGCGAATGGTGAAGCGAGGAGCGCTCGGGCATCAGATTATTAAGAAGCTCAAGGTGTATCCAGGTGCTGAGCACCCACATTCGGCGCAACAGCCGCAGCAAGTTGTCTTGCACTGA
- a CDS encoding YqaE/Pmp3 family membrane protein, translating to MTLEDSAKAHDDASPAEIWPLLLGAIVPPLGMFLEVGLRRAFWINLLLTCFGFIPGAIHAIWFLSSQPQRKGHNTPTSTPE from the coding sequence ATGACTTTAGAAGACAGCGCCAAGGCTCACGATGATGCGTCACCCGCAGAAATATGGCCACTCCTGCTTGGTGCGATAGTCCCGCCGCTTGGGATGTTTCTGGAGGTTGGATTGCGCAGAGCCTTCTGGATTAATCTCCTGCTTACCTGCTTCGGATTTATCCCCGGGGCTATTCATGCGATCTGGTTTTTAAGCTCGCAACCCCAGCGGAAAGGCCACAACACCCCAACCTCGACACCAGAGTAA
- the lptF gene encoding LPS export ABC transporter permease LptF, producing the protein MRILSRYILRELFTYFSITLFIFTGVLFTIRVLKLTSLIVNKGVLLSQVGMVFLAVVPAFLEIAVPLAALLAPILTFARLSGDSEVIVIRASGISLFQLLRSVMIFGACVTLLALFISHSFKPWGFKTLSNTLFEIARTKSTAGLEPGVFNDLGEIILYAEEIEPKTGEMKNVLIDELTATGSTRVILAKEGTIQPDRENRAINFNLRDGEIHEESDGRYILTRYVSNQIVLDANKLDGSGGVPQERRVRELYWGELQQEYQVLKQQLDSQQQEQRVEPDTTTAEVQPPVATREELTDRIRKVLFEIYARFSLPFATLLLALIGMPLGIQSPRSQRTWGVGLSALIGFIAFLTYFALYSITRSIAENGAVPLLIGAWAPTIITGILAAIFLKQMSTERWQTISDGLSAILQGLKGVLTLKRYKLEQ; encoded by the coding sequence GTGAGAATCCTTTCTAGATATATCCTGCGAGAGCTCTTCACATACTTCTCCATTACGCTATTTATTTTCACTGGCGTACTGTTCACTATTCGTGTCCTCAAGCTCACTTCTCTTATCGTAAATAAAGGGGTGTTACTCTCTCAGGTCGGCATGGTCTTCCTGGCCGTAGTCCCTGCCTTTTTAGAAATCGCGGTGCCGCTTGCAGCCCTACTTGCTCCCATCCTTACCTTTGCCCGTCTCTCTGGTGACTCTGAAGTGATCGTTATCCGAGCGAGCGGAATTAGCCTCTTTCAACTCTTACGCTCGGTAATGATATTCGGTGCATGCGTAACTCTGCTCGCACTGTTTATCAGTCATTCGTTTAAGCCATGGGGTTTTAAAACTCTCTCCAATACGCTCTTTGAGATAGCCCGAACAAAGAGCACTGCTGGCCTTGAACCTGGTGTCTTTAACGATTTGGGGGAGATTATTCTTTATGCAGAAGAGATCGAGCCAAAAACGGGTGAGATGAAAAACGTTTTAATTGATGAACTGACTGCCACAGGCTCTACTCGCGTCATTCTTGCAAAAGAAGGGACCATCCAACCAGACAGAGAGAACAGAGCTATTAACTTTAATCTGCGAGACGGAGAGATACACGAAGAATCAGACGGCAGATATATCCTCACTCGATATGTATCGAATCAGATAGTGCTTGATGCAAACAAGCTTGACGGCTCGGGTGGAGTGCCACAAGAAAGACGGGTTCGGGAACTTTACTGGGGCGAACTCCAGCAAGAGTATCAGGTCTTAAAGCAACAACTAGACTCGCAACAGCAAGAGCAGCGAGTAGAACCTGACACCACCACAGCGGAAGTCCAGCCGCCTGTGGCAACAAGAGAGGAGTTAACAGATCGAATCAGGAAGGTATTGTTCGAGATATATGCTCGTTTTAGTTTGCCCTTTGCGACCCTTTTACTCGCCCTCATCGGAATGCCACTTGGTATTCAATCTCCAAGAAGTCAGCGAACCTGGGGAGTAGGACTTTCGGCTCTGATCGGCTTTATCGCCTTTCTTACCTACTTTGCTCTCTATTCAATTACTCGATCTATCGCTGAAAATGGAGCGGTCCCCCTCCTGATTGGGGCATGGGCTCCAACGATTATCACAGGAATACTTGCAGCGATTTTTCTAAAACAAATGTCAACTGAGCGGTGGCAAACTATCTCTGATGGACTTTCAGCTATCCTCCAGGGTCTCAAGGGCGTGCTTACTCTCAAGCGCTACAAACTTGAGCAGTAA
- a CDS encoding 30S ribosomal protein S9 — translation MVGTNSKRGIHTIGRRKSAVARVYLREGKGQITVNSKPMDQYFARKTLQMVVNQPFELLENRENFDVLVTVQGGGTSGQAGAVRHALSRALDESNTEEFHTPLKEKGFLTRDSRAVERKKYGRHKARKRPQFSKR, via the coding sequence ATGGTTGGTACGAATTCAAAGAGAGGCATCCACACTATTGGAAGAAGAAAGAGCGCAGTTGCAAGAGTCTACCTCCGAGAGGGGAAGGGACAAATTACGGTCAACTCAAAACCGATGGACCAGTATTTTGCGCGAAAGACATTGCAGATGGTTGTGAACCAGCCGTTCGAACTTCTTGAGAACCGAGAAAATTTTGACGTCCTCGTCACCGTGCAGGGCGGTGGAACATCTGGTCAGGCGGGTGCTGTTAGGCACGCTTTGTCCAGAGCGCTCGACGAGTCGAACACAGAGGAATTTCACACTCCATTGAAGGAGAAGGGATTCTTGACCCGTGATTCGCGAGCAGTTGAGAGGAAGAAGTACGGTCGTCATAAGGCAAGAAAGCGGCCTCAGTTCTCGAAGCGTTAA
- a CDS encoding sugar transferase: MLKENWRTISRIERVGDFLIIIASFFIAYHGRESLLFWNSLFGFGIPFEGEHLAPMKDYAFILVLALMLYGFLLQILGAYTSMRFRTSLELFGISLVSSILVFFGLAATLFLLKLDLSRSFILLFCTLVGMSLAAQRAVVLEILRYWRKRGMNFRSVIIAGLGEQAIQLAHEISNRPELGVRIRGFADLEDDIARSTARAQFFKDALTASGYKTTVGRILQGSDAVKKALKDYAIDEVIFTDLLRVMNEVRDLIDICAEQGIRTTIAADLFSVGIAKSRLSYFGSMPLIHFETPPGDRWELSLKRGLDVCISLILMVLLAPIFLVIALAVRFSSRGPIFFIQRRVGRSGRFFNLYKFRSMVEDAESQLAGLQHQNEMEGPVFKIAADPRITKFGQLLRRYSLDELPQLFNVLKGDMSLVGPRPPVPGEVNLYERRDRRRLSMRPGLTCTWQVNGRNTITDFEDWVKMDLAYIDNWSLALDFALLLKTIPAVLSGHGAR; this comes from the coding sequence ATGTTAAAAGAGAACTGGCGCACTATTTCTCGAATTGAGCGTGTAGGCGACTTTCTAATCATCATCGCTTCATTTTTTATCGCTTATCATGGGCGAGAATCGCTTCTTTTCTGGAACTCTCTCTTTGGATTTGGAATCCCTTTTGAAGGTGAGCATTTAGCACCGATGAAAGACTATGCTTTCATCCTCGTGCTAGCACTGATGTTGTATGGATTTCTCCTTCAGATACTTGGTGCATATACCAGTATGCGATTTCGTACTTCGCTGGAGCTGTTTGGCATATCTCTCGTAAGTTCCATTCTCGTATTTTTTGGATTAGCAGCTACCTTGTTTCTTTTGAAACTCGATCTGAGTAGAAGTTTTATCCTGCTTTTCTGTACGTTAGTTGGGATGAGCCTTGCTGCGCAGCGGGCCGTCGTGCTTGAGATTTTACGATACTGGCGCAAGCGAGGAATGAATTTTCGAAGTGTCATTATTGCTGGATTAGGCGAACAGGCGATTCAACTTGCTCATGAAATATCAAATCGTCCGGAGCTTGGTGTAAGAATCCGTGGATTTGCGGATTTAGAGGATGACATCGCGAGGAGCACTGCCAGAGCTCAATTTTTTAAGGATGCCCTCACTGCGAGTGGTTATAAGACTACGGTGGGAAGAATCCTCCAGGGGAGTGATGCAGTAAAAAAAGCGCTTAAGGATTACGCAATTGACGAAGTAATATTTACTGATCTGTTGCGGGTCATGAATGAGGTAAGAGATTTAATCGATATTTGTGCTGAACAAGGAATTAGAACGACCATTGCCGCTGATCTTTTTAGTGTAGGCATTGCGAAGTCACGCCTGAGCTATTTTGGAAGTATGCCACTTATACATTTTGAGACTCCGCCTGGTGATCGCTGGGAGCTTTCATTAAAGCGCGGTCTCGATGTCTGTATCTCACTTATACTCATGGTGCTGCTTGCTCCAATCTTTCTCGTGATCGCGCTAGCAGTTCGTTTTTCATCACGAGGTCCAATATTCTTCATACAACGTCGTGTTGGGCGAAGCGGAAGATTTTTTAACCTCTATAAATTTCGTTCTATGGTTGAAGATGCAGAGTCTCAATTAGCTGGGCTACAACATCAGAACGAGATGGAGGGGCCAGTGTTTAAAATAGCAGCTGATCCACGTATCACAAAATTCGGTCAGTTGCTCCGTCGGTATAGCCTTGATGAGTTGCCACAGCTTTTCAATGTCCTGAAAGGCGACATGAGCCTGGTAGGTCCCCGACCTCCGGTGCCAGGAGAAGTAAATCTGTATGAAAGGCGAGATCGTCGGAGACTTTCAATGCGACCTGGATTGACGTGTACCTGGCAGGTGAATGGTAGAAATACAATCACAGATTTTGAAGATTGGGTAAAAATGGATCTCGCTTATATTGATAACTGGTCCCTTGCTCTGGACTTCGCTCTTCTCTTAAAGACGATACCCGCCGTCTTAAGTGGGCACGGAGCTCGGTAG